A DNA window from Rhizobium jaguaris contains the following coding sequences:
- a CDS encoding Na+/H+ antiporter subunit C yields the protein MEAVFATLVGLFFAAAIYLMLSKFSIRIMLGIAILGNAVNLLLFTAGRVTREVPPIIPAGADTLNADAANPLPQALILTAIVISFSFLAFLLVLTYRAYQDLKTDNTGKMRIAEPEERPVPPLGY from the coding sequence ATGGAGGCTGTCTTCGCGACGCTGGTCGGCCTGTTCTTCGCCGCCGCGATCTACCTGATGCTGTCGAAATTTTCGATCCGCATCATGCTCGGCATCGCAATCCTCGGAAACGCCGTCAACCTGCTGCTTTTTACCGCCGGCCGGGTGACGCGCGAAGTGCCGCCGATCATTCCTGCCGGCGCCGATACGCTCAATGCGGACGCGGCCAATCCTCTGCCGCAGGCCTTGATCCTGACGGCTATCGTCATTTCCTTCTCCTTCCTCGCCTTCCTGCTGGTGCTGACCTATCGGGCCTATCAGGATCTGAAGACCGACAATACTGGCAAGATGCGGATAGCGGAACCGGAAGAGCGGCCGGTGCCGCCACTGGGGTATTAG
- a CDS encoding Na+/H+ antiporter subunit D encodes MAAPSNTAADLSAALVTAPMQVDHWLVILPVALCIGLGAILMMLRDRTAMHGWIAVPGLALLVLIDAALLYKVANEGPLTMVMGRWLPPFGIAFSVDLLGAIMALAAAIVALAASLHALGEITTSGRRYGFFPFLMLLLAGVSGAFLTGDIFNLYVWFEVLLISSFGLLILGSEREQIDGALKYAVLNLIATTLFLVSVGYLYAVFGTLNMADIAMKARVPGNAAPLMTLAGLFLLAFGMKAAAFPVNFWLPASYHTPRITVSALFAGLLTKVGIYALIRVLVMLFPIERAGLGPITAIVAVATMLAGALGALGESDVRRLLGYVVISGIGTILAGVALGSASGLSGAIFYALHSMVLMTALYLLAGQAARLGGSFSLAALGGLYRQSGWFAGLSLVLFFAACGLPPFSGFWPKVILVKAALDMGAWWIAAAILLTGFLTTIVFGRIFLLAYWRPKSAQDAAAPQPIAWQAHLPLAALAALVIGFGLFPERLLHLTQLAAAGLDDPSAYLYSVFPGGAGTQ; translated from the coding sequence ATGGCGGCGCCGAGCAACACTGCTGCCGATCTTTCCGCTGCGCTGGTGACAGCGCCGATGCAGGTCGATCATTGGCTGGTGATCCTGCCGGTGGCCCTGTGCATCGGTCTCGGCGCGATTCTGATGATGCTGCGCGACCGCACCGCTATGCACGGCTGGATCGCCGTCCCCGGCTTGGCGCTATTGGTGCTGATCGATGCGGCTCTGCTTTATAAGGTCGCCAATGAGGGGCCTTTGACCATGGTCATGGGCCGCTGGCTGCCGCCCTTCGGCATCGCCTTCAGCGTCGATCTCTTAGGCGCGATCATGGCGCTAGCGGCGGCAATCGTGGCTCTGGCCGCGAGCCTCCATGCACTCGGCGAGATTACGACCAGCGGCCGCCGCTACGGCTTCTTTCCGTTTCTCATGCTGCTGCTTGCGGGAGTGAGCGGCGCATTTCTGACCGGAGACATCTTCAACCTCTACGTCTGGTTCGAAGTGCTGCTGATTTCCTCCTTCGGCCTGCTGATCCTCGGTTCGGAACGTGAGCAGATCGACGGCGCCTTGAAATATGCGGTGCTGAACCTGATCGCCACGACGCTGTTTCTCGTTTCCGTCGGCTACCTTTATGCCGTCTTCGGCACGCTCAACATGGCCGATATCGCGATGAAGGCGAGGGTACCCGGCAACGCTGCGCCGCTGATGACGCTTGCCGGCCTGTTTCTCCTCGCTTTCGGGATGAAGGCCGCAGCCTTCCCCGTCAATTTCTGGCTGCCCGCGTCCTACCACACGCCGCGTATCACCGTTTCAGCGCTTTTCGCCGGCCTGCTCACCAAGGTCGGCATTTATGCGCTGATCAGGGTCCTGGTCATGCTATTTCCGATCGAGCGCGCCGGGCTCGGTCCGATCACCGCGATCGTTGCCGTCGCCACCATGCTTGCCGGCGCGCTCGGTGCGCTCGGCGAAAGCGATGTCCGCCGTCTGCTCGGCTATGTCGTCATTTCCGGCATCGGCACGATACTGGCAGGCGTCGCGCTCGGCAGCGCCAGCGGCCTAAGCGGTGCGATCTTCTATGCACTGCATTCAATGGTGCTGATGACGGCGCTCTACCTGCTGGCAGGCCAAGCGGCTCGGCTCGGTGGCAGCTTTTCACTTGCCGCTCTCGGCGGGCTTTATCGGCAGAGCGGCTGGTTCGCCGGCCTCTCACTGGTGCTGTTTTTCGCCGCCTGCGGCCTGCCGCCGTTTTCCGGCTTCTGGCCCAAGGTCATCCTGGTAAAGGCGGCTCTCGACATGGGCGCCTGGTGGATCGCGGCTGCGATCCTGTTGACGGGCTTTCTCACCACCATCGTCTTTGGCCGCATCTTTCTCCTCGCCTATTGGCGGCCAAAATCGGCGCAGGACGCTGCCGCGCCACAGCCGATCGCATGGCAGGCCCACTTGCCGCTGGCCGCCCTCGCAGCTTTGGTCATAGGCTTTGGTCTGTTTCCCGAACGGCTCTTGCATCTGACGCAACTTGCCGCCGCAGGTCTCGATGATCCTTCGGCCTATCTGTATTCGGTCTTTCCGGGAGGGGCGGGGACACAATGA
- a CDS encoding Na+/H+ antiporter subunit E: MILFVFNLLLAIVWVAITGSASFFNLVFGFVLSALALATVRESHGGVLYLERVRRILTLLLLFLRELAKSAWAVAVTVMSPNMDVKPGIFAFPLTVDRDFEITLLANLITLTPGTLSVDVSDDRKTLYVHALDCSDPEAVKRSIADGFERRIMEAFR, encoded by the coding sequence ATGATCCTGTTCGTCTTCAACCTGCTGCTCGCCATTGTCTGGGTCGCCATCACCGGCAGCGCCTCCTTCTTCAATCTCGTCTTTGGTTTTGTCCTGTCGGCGCTCGCCTTGGCAACGGTGCGCGAGTCCCATGGCGGCGTGTTGTACCTCGAGCGCGTCAGGCGGATTCTGACACTGCTGCTCCTGTTCCTGCGCGAACTCGCCAAATCTGCATGGGCTGTCGCAGTGACCGTCATGAGCCCGAATATGGATGTGAAGCCCGGCATCTTTGCCTTTCCGCTGACCGTCGACCGCGATTTCGAGATTACCCTGCTCGCCAATCTCATCACGCTGACGCCCGGCACGCTCTCCGTCGACGTTTCCGACGACCGCAAGACGCTCTACGTACACGCGCTCGACTGCTCTGACCCCGAGGCGGTGAAACGCAGCATTGCCGACGGTTTCGAGCGCCGAATCATGGAGGCTTTCCGATGA
- a CDS encoding cation:proton antiporter, which translates to MMAASIVSAAAMVSLAILSLAFLLTVFRVVIGPTLPDRVLALDMLVAVAIGFIAVIAIKTGFTLYIDIAISLGLVGFLATVAFARFILTHGVSGHAEQPPSLLSEAGDGKKIRKSGRRRKGGR; encoded by the coding sequence ATGATGGCCGCTTCCATCGTTTCGGCCGCCGCCATGGTGTCGCTCGCCATTCTCAGCCTGGCCTTCCTGCTCACCGTGTTCCGCGTGGTGATCGGTCCGACCTTGCCGGACCGGGTACTGGCGCTCGACATGCTGGTGGCTGTCGCCATCGGCTTCATCGCCGTCATTGCTATCAAGACCGGCTTCACGCTCTATATCGACATCGCTATTTCGCTCGGTCTCGTCGGCTTCCTTGCCACCGTCGCCTTTGCCCGGTTCATTCTCACCCACGGCGTGTCGGGGCATGCCGAACAGCCGCCTTCGCTGCTGAGCGAGGCGGGTGATGGAAAAAAGATACGCAAAAGCGGTCGACGCAGGAAAGGAGGGCGGTAA
- the mnhG gene encoding monovalent cation/H(+) antiporter subunit G, translating into MELVAAIVVAFLLLAGALFSLVASIGIVRLPDLYSRMHAASKAGTVGSGLLLLAVGVHSQDLPILARALAGFLFFVLTAPISAHLLARAAHKAGQRLTPPSVRDDLLRDEIKRRSFKMKS; encoded by the coding sequence ATGGAACTGGTCGCCGCTATCGTCGTCGCTTTTCTGCTCTTGGCGGGCGCTTTGTTTTCGCTGGTCGCGTCGATCGGCATCGTTCGCCTACCGGATCTCTATAGCCGCATGCACGCAGCTTCGAAGGCCGGCACTGTCGGTTCTGGTCTATTGCTACTTGCGGTTGGTGTTCATTCACAGGATCTACCGATATTGGCGCGGGCGCTGGCCGGTTTTTTGTTCTTCGTTCTGACCGCGCCGATTTCGGCCCATCTTTTAGCACGCGCCGCCCACAAGGCCGGCCAACGACTGACTCCACCTTCGGTGCGCGACGATCTCTTAAGGGACGAGATCAAGCGACGTTCTTTCAAAATGAAAAGCTAA
- a CDS encoding MucR family transcriptional regulator has translation MTDTALGNGQDLLVELTADIVAAYVSNHVVPVSDLPNLISDVHSALSNTSAPAPAVTVVEKQKPAVSVRKSVQDDQITCLECGGSFKSLKRHLMTHHSLSPEEYREKWDLAADYPMVAPAYAEARSRLAKEMGLGQRRKRGSR, from the coding sequence ATGACAGATACGGCCCTTGGCAATGGCCAGGATTTGCTGGTTGAGCTAACCGCCGACATCGTGGCGGCTTACGTCAGCAATCATGTAGTCCCGGTCAGCGACCTTCCGAATCTGATTTCCGACGTACATTCCGCCTTGAGCAACACCTCGGCTCCGGCTCCTGCCGTCACCGTGGTGGAAAAGCAGAAGCCGGCCGTATCCGTTCGTAAATCGGTGCAGGACGATCAGATTACCTGCCTGGAATGCGGCGGCAGCTTCAAGTCGTTGAAGCGCCACCTGATGACCCATCATAGTCTTTCGCCTGAAGAATACCGTGAGAAGTGGGATCTGGCGGCCGACTACCCGATGGTTGCGCCCGCCTACGCCGAAGCCCGTTCGCGTCTCGCGAAGGAAATGGGTCTCGGCCAGCGCCGCAAGCGCGGTAGCCGCTAA
- a CDS encoding SufE family protein, protein MATLEQIIEDFSFLDDWEDRYRYVIELGKALPDLPEEKRTLENKVQGCASQVWLVTHTAGDPENPILTFEGDSDAHIVRGLVAIVLATYSGKPASEIAALDALDVFGKIGLVEHLSSQRANGLRSMIKRIREEARVRATA, encoded by the coding sequence ATGGCGACGCTTGAGCAGATCATTGAGGATTTCTCCTTCCTGGACGACTGGGAGGATCGCTATCGCTATGTGATCGAGCTTGGCAAGGCGCTGCCGGATCTGCCGGAAGAGAAGCGCACGCTGGAAAACAAAGTGCAGGGCTGTGCTAGCCAGGTTTGGCTCGTTACCCACACCGCCGGCGACCCGGAAAATCCGATACTGACCTTCGAAGGCGATTCGGATGCGCATATCGTGCGCGGCCTGGTGGCCATCGTGCTCGCCACTTATTCCGGGAAGCCCGCCTCCGAGATTGCCGCACTCGATGCTCTCGACGTCTTCGGCAAGATCGGCCTCGTCGAACATCTTTCCTCGCAGCGCGCCAACGGCTTGCGCTCGATGATCAAGCGTATTCGCGAAGAGGCGAGAGTACGGGCGACGGCATAG
- a CDS encoding DUF5330 domain-containing protein: protein MWFLIRAGFWFSLVLMFLPIFAKPEGAPRSADEPKVQVSDALSAATGVVQYVGAMCTEKPEVCLKGGETLTALSYQARDGARVAYDLLGQHFKNDKSGEQAPAVQAASATVSREQAAAEAQPMPAKRTINNETADAVVTGTVKLPSYIPVPLPKPRT, encoded by the coding sequence ATGTGGTTTCTCATTAGAGCAGGGTTCTGGTTTTCGCTGGTTCTCATGTTCCTGCCGATTTTCGCCAAGCCAGAGGGCGCTCCACGGTCGGCCGACGAGCCGAAGGTACAGGTTTCCGACGCGCTGTCGGCCGCGACCGGTGTCGTGCAATATGTCGGCGCCATGTGCACGGAAAAGCCCGAGGTCTGCCTGAAAGGCGGCGAAACGCTCACCGCGCTCAGCTATCAGGCCCGCGACGGCGCCCGCGTCGCCTACGATCTCCTGGGCCAGCATTTTAAGAACGACAAGTCGGGCGAGCAGGCCCCGGCCGTGCAGGCCGCGTCGGCCACCGTCAGCCGCGAACAGGCGGCAGCCGAAGCACAACCGATGCCCGCCAAGCGCACGATCAACAACGAGACTGCCGATGCGGTCGTTACCGGCACGGTCAAGCTGCCGTCTTATATTCCGGTGCCGCTGCCGAAGCCGCGCACCTGA
- a CDS encoding sensor histidine kinase, whose translation MAGRAGAFVDRAGGSWLSRTSGNGEVRGQELAILRRLALASSAALVVVPTGLSFITSPAVALPVGVATVCAAFLFSAVGSIALSRQRPACGPVEAVVVEHRDLMLEAACGLVLLFDPQGNVTAAGGRDRAEFLNWMRDPSGRGFVEQVHVSDRILFLQAVDTLRQGRDALGVDLRLERSAVVEGNDQFVHIRMEMSARRDSEGRLTAIVSQSRDISYDQQLREEAARKAAEAESANDAKSRFLAAVSHELRTPLNAILGFSDILSGEYFGKLENNRQREYVGLIRQSGAHLLSVVNTMLDMSKIEAGRYELLLEPFPIEASIGACEAMLALQAKEKGLTLASRVQRGLGDIVADQRAIQQILINLVGNAIKFTDAGGAVTIDAAMTDGMLKLSVSDTGIGIASERLASLGQPFVQIQNDYTRRYAGTGLGLSLVKGLVALHGGSFAIASAPGEGTAITILIPFDGSGAVAIQPPVDVSRPVDFPPRLKHDLEMTEKRKEEEVNGPAKAKIA comes from the coding sequence ATGGCTGGCAGGGCTGGAGCCTTCGTGGACCGGGCAGGCGGAAGCTGGCTTTCCCGGACAAGCGGGAATGGCGAGGTCCGTGGACAGGAATTGGCGATCCTGCGCCGGCTCGCGCTCGCCTCGTCCGCGGCTCTTGTCGTTGTTCCGACGGGGCTCTCCTTCATCACCAGCCCCGCCGTGGCATTACCGGTTGGGGTCGCCACCGTCTGCGCCGCTTTTCTGTTTTCCGCCGTCGGCAGCATTGCTCTGTCGCGCCAGCGCCCTGCCTGCGGGCCAGTCGAGGCCGTCGTTGTCGAACATCGTGATCTGATGCTGGAGGCGGCATGTGGTCTCGTGCTTCTGTTTGATCCGCAGGGTAACGTCACCGCCGCAGGTGGCCGCGACCGCGCCGAGTTCCTGAACTGGATGCGCGACCCCTCCGGCCGCGGCTTTGTCGAGCAGGTGCATGTCTCCGACCGCATCCTCTTCCTGCAGGCCGTCGATACGCTTCGCCAGGGCCGCGATGCCCTTGGCGTCGATTTGCGTTTGGAACGCTCGGCCGTTGTCGAGGGTAACGACCAGTTCGTCCATATCCGCATGGAAATGAGTGCGCGGCGTGACAGTGAAGGCCGGTTGACCGCGATCGTGAGCCAATCGCGCGATATTTCCTACGATCAGCAGCTTCGCGAGGAGGCCGCCCGCAAGGCCGCGGAAGCGGAATCGGCCAATGATGCCAAGTCGCGCTTCCTCGCCGCCGTCAGCCATGAGCTGCGCACGCCGCTCAATGCCATCCTCGGCTTTTCCGATATCCTCAGCGGCGAATATTTCGGCAAGCTCGAGAACAATCGCCAGCGCGAATATGTCGGTCTGATCCGGCAGTCCGGCGCGCATCTGCTCTCGGTCGTCAACACCATGCTTGATATGAGCAAGATCGAAGCTGGCCGCTACGAACTCTTGCTCGAGCCTTTCCCGATTGAAGCCTCCATCGGTGCTTGCGAAGCCATGTTGGCTCTGCAGGCAAAGGAAAAAGGACTGACATTGGCGAGCCGCGTGCAGCGCGGCCTCGGCGATATCGTCGCCGACCAGCGCGCCATCCAACAAATTCTCATCAACCTCGTCGGCAATGCCATCAAGTTCACCGATGCCGGCGGCGCCGTCACCATCGATGCGGCAATGACCGATGGAATGCTGAAGCTCTCGGTCAGCGACACCGGCATCGGCATCGCCAGCGAACGCCTCGCCTCGCTGGGTCAGCCTTTCGTGCAGATCCAGAACGATTATACCCGCCGCTATGCCGGCACCGGGCTTGGCTTGTCGCTGGTCAAGGGGCTGGTGGCGCTGCATGGCGGCAGCTTTGCCATCGCCAGCGCGCCGGGCGAAGGCACGGCCATAACGATCCTTATCCCTTTCGACGGTTCCGGCGCTGTGGCGATACAGCCGCCTGTGGATGTCAGCCGCCCGGTCGATTTTCCGCCACGTCTGAAACATGATCTGGAGATGACTGAGAAGCGAAAAGAGGAAGAGGTGAATGGCCCCGCAAAAGCGAAAATCGCCTAA
- a CDS encoding DUF1491 family protein, producing MRLRSDIFVSALTRRLFARGDFAAVEHKGAEEAGAIFIRQRFRDGLETLYAPAPQSFFDEEESGTRLFEVRLDRREPEEIRQTLDRELKFDPDLWIIELETDDIGDIVPVAEQRSNPL from the coding sequence ATGAGATTGCGCAGCGACATCTTCGTTTCCGCCTTGACCCGCCGTCTTTTCGCCCGCGGCGATTTCGCCGCTGTCGAACACAAGGGCGCGGAGGAGGCCGGCGCGATCTTCATTCGTCAGCGTTTTCGCGACGGGCTGGAAACACTCTATGCCCCCGCCCCACAAAGCTTCTTCGATGAAGAGGAGAGCGGAACGCGCCTATTCGAAGTCCGTTTGGATCGCAGGGAGCCGGAAGAGATCAGACAAACGCTGGACCGCGAGCTGAAATTCGATCCCGATCTCTGGATCATCGAGCTGGAGACGGACGACATAGGCGATATCGTGCCTGTGGCCGAGCAGCGCAGCAATCCTCTATGA
- a CDS encoding GFA family protein — protein MIDDATAYSLTGGCQCGAIRFACDLPPQNVHVCHCRMCQKAVGGPFAVICPVMKTAFRVTRGAFSWFQSSALAQRGFCKDCGTPMIFEYPEFEDIGILAGTFDQPDRVPPVVQYGNESRVSWYFRLHELPGDHSTYAVDPNGYLPRIIASNRQHPDHDTSEWPQGTGSTDRLP, from the coding sequence ATGATCGATGATGCGACTGCCTATTCGTTGACCGGTGGCTGCCAATGCGGCGCTATTCGCTTCGCCTGCGACCTTCCGCCCCAAAACGTGCATGTGTGCCACTGCCGAATGTGCCAGAAAGCGGTCGGCGGGCCGTTTGCCGTAATCTGTCCGGTCATGAAGACTGCGTTTCGGGTGACGCGGGGCGCGTTTTCCTGGTTTCAGAGTTCCGCCCTGGCGCAACGCGGGTTTTGCAAGGATTGCGGCACGCCAATGATTTTTGAATATCCCGAATTCGAGGACATAGGCATCCTCGCGGGAACCTTCGACCAGCCCGATCGGGTGCCGCCGGTTGTTCAATACGGCAACGAGAGCAGGGTCTCGTGGTATTTCCGCTTGCATGAACTCCCGGGAGATCATTCCACCTATGCGGTTGATCCGAATGGATACTTACCCCGCATCATCGCGTCGAACCGACAGCATCCCGACCATGACACCAGCGAGTGGCCGCAAGGTACAGGCTCAACGGATCGCCTGCCTTAG
- a CDS encoding DUF2336 domain-containing protein: MRDRFRDLEEPATVRKKDVVLMATVTSFEGLPHPSKSELRQFAELFTPLFQASSDEAKRQAVAALSQCPTVPPAVSLFIGCQPIGIAAPFLTSSQAIDDDTLITIARTQGAAHAKAIVRRPSLSPKVIDALVSLHQAEPERGMTISETLMDVSASTAKFEPSAADADAERLAREEALRQKIKQIARHLGRNDGDRLGLRSLSDVQEALLVRFAREREAQQFATTLADALSSSRWLAERIMIDTSGQQLAVTLVSLGMGFADAVYALERFYPHLAEQHGSVSRAWLVLDSIDAEESQARVEAWRRADSYTYLPPEQKPAPRPGAPLFGNKASPIRELRVVSRSR, from the coding sequence GTGCGTGATCGGTTTCGAGACCTTGAAGAGCCTGCGACTGTCCGCAAGAAAGATGTGGTTCTGATGGCGACGGTCACCAGTTTCGAGGGCCTGCCCCATCCGTCGAAATCGGAGCTTCGCCAATTTGCCGAGCTCTTCACTCCCCTCTTCCAGGCCTCGTCCGACGAGGCGAAACGCCAGGCGGTCGCGGCGCTCTCGCAATGCCCGACGGTGCCTCCGGCCGTCTCCCTCTTCATCGGCTGCCAGCCGATTGGCATCGCCGCTCCGTTTCTCACGAGTTCGCAAGCGATCGACGACGACACACTAATCACCATCGCCCGCACGCAGGGTGCCGCGCATGCGAAAGCGATCGTCCGCCGCCCGTCGCTGTCTCCCAAAGTCATCGACGCCCTTGTCAGCCTGCATCAGGCCGAGCCGGAGCGCGGCATGACCATATCGGAGACCTTGATGGACGTCTCCGCTTCGACCGCAAAATTCGAACCGAGCGCGGCGGATGCCGATGCCGAGCGGCTCGCCCGCGAGGAAGCCCTCCGGCAGAAGATCAAGCAGATCGCCCGCCATCTCGGCCGGAACGATGGTGATCGTTTGGGTTTGCGCAGTCTTTCAGACGTGCAGGAAGCGTTGCTGGTGCGTTTCGCCCGTGAGCGCGAGGCGCAGCAATTCGCCACGACGCTCGCCGATGCGCTCTCCTCCAGCCGCTGGCTTGCCGAGCGCATTATGATCGACACGTCCGGCCAGCAACTCGCGGTAACGCTGGTCAGCCTCGGCATGGGCTTCGCCGACGCCGTCTATGCGTTGGAACGCTTCTATCCGCATTTGGCCGAACAGCACGGCAGCGTCAGCCGCGCCTGGCTGGTGCTCGACAGCATCGATGCCGAGGAAAGTCAGGCCCGCGTCGAAGCCTGGCGCCGCGCCGACAGCTACACCTATCTGCCGCCGGAACAGAAGCCCGCGCCGCGCCCCGGTGCGCCGCTTTTCGGCAACAAGGCAAGTCCGATCCGCGAATTGCGTGTCGTCAGCCGGTCACGTTGA
- a CDS encoding DUF1254 domain-containing protein: MFRFVFTILTGVLGAALLHVIIILALPHFSDRDAYTRVEDEGDENHFYTLDDRDDDAGLSNNDPYIRTAVCAFDIGTQPIRLTARGKVPFWSLSVYDAASNEVFSMSDRTSVGGVLDLLIASPIQLTGIRKALPPSLAQSILVEAPRAEGYVVLRTMAPQGSFDDAARDFLSGAGCDVFGGQ; the protein is encoded by the coding sequence ATGTTTAGATTCGTCTTCACCATCCTGACCGGCGTACTTGGTGCCGCGCTGCTGCATGTCATCATCATCCTCGCCCTGCCGCATTTTTCCGACCGCGACGCCTATACCCGCGTCGAGGACGAAGGCGACGAAAACCATTTCTACACGCTGGACGACAGGGATGACGACGCAGGGCTTTCCAACAACGATCCCTATATCCGCACCGCTGTCTGCGCCTTCGACATCGGAACCCAGCCGATCCGTCTGACAGCCAGGGGAAAGGTGCCGTTCTGGTCTCTATCGGTCTATGACGCCGCGTCGAACGAGGTATTCAGCATGAGCGACCGGACCTCGGTCGGCGGCGTGCTGGATTTGCTGATCGCTTCGCCGATCCAGCTCACGGGAATCCGCAAGGCATTGCCGCCATCACTTGCACAATCGATCCTGGTAGAGGCTCCACGCGCGGAGGGTTATGTCGTGCTGCGCACGATGGCACCTCAGGGCAGTTTTGATGATGCCGCCCGGGATTTCCTGTCGGGAGCCGGATGCGATGTGTTCGGCGGACAGTGA